Part of the Kitasatospora sp. NBC_01266 genome, AACCGTCAGACCCGGTTGATCACAGCGCCGTTGCCCGTCCTAGAGTGATCACAGGACCACCGTCCTGACCACTAGGCGGAAGTGACACCATGACTGACGCTCACCTTGCGAACGCTGCGGACCCTGCGAACCCGGCGGACCCTGCGAACCCGGCGGACCCGGCGGACCTCGCGGACCTCATATCCTTCGCCCGGGCGCACTCGCCCTTCTACCGCGACCTCTACGCGCACCTGCCCGCAGCGGTCGCCGATCTCCCCTCCCTCCCGCTCATCGACCACACCGCGTTCTGGGACGCCCACACGGTCGCGGACAGCCGGCTGCTGACCGGTCCGCACGGTGACGGGATCGTCTTCAAGACCGGCGGGACCACCGGGATGCCCCGGATCTCGTTCTACACCCGCGCGGAGTGGCGGGCGATGGCCCGCCGGTTCAGCGACGGGATGCCGGCTGCCGGGGTGCGGCCCGGGGACCGGGTGGCGAACCTGTTCTATGCCGGGGAGTTGTACTCCAGCTTCATCTTCACCCTCAACCTCTTCCAGGAGGCGTCGGTCCCCACCGTCCAGCTGCCGATCGGCGGCGCGGCCACGCCGGAACAGGTGGTCGGGACGCTGCGGGACTTCTCCGCCACCGTGATCGCCGCCCTGCCCACCTCGCTCTCCCGGCTCGCCCGCGAGGTGGTGGACACCGTGGGAACGCTGCCGCTGATCCGGCTCGCGCTGTTCAGCGGCGAAGCCTTCCATGACGACCAACTGCCCCTGATCAAGCAGGCGTTCCCGAACATCACGGTGCGCTCCATCGGCTACGCGAGTGTGGACGCGGGCGTGCTGGCCTCGCCGGTGGCCGGGGAGTTCGACAACCGGGTGCACCAAGTCCTCACCCCCGAGAAGGTGGTGGAGCTGCTGGACCCGGAGACCGGTGAGCCGATCGAGGAGCCGGGGCGGGCCGGGCGGGTGGTGGCCACCGACCTGGTGCGGCGGCTGACGCCGGTGATCCGCTATCCGGTGGGGGACATGGCCGAGTGGGTGGACTTCCCCAGCCGCACCTTCCGGCTGCTGGGCCGCGCCGAGGAGGGGGCCCGGGTGGGACCGGTCACCGTCTACCTGGAGGACGTGCGGGCGCTGGTGGCGGGCGCCGACACGCAGGGCCGGGTCGGCGGCGTGCAGGTGGTGCTGCGCCACCACGACGGGCGTGACCAGATGGTTCTGCGGTTGGCCGACAGCACGCCGCAGGCGGCCGGGCGCGAGGCGCTGGCCGTGGCGCTGGCCGAGCAACTGGACGTGCTGCGTCCGTTCTTCGCCGATCACGTGGCACGCGGGGCGGTCCACCCGCTGGCCGTGGAGTGGGTCGGCCCGACCGGGCTGACCGTCAACCCGCGCAGCGGCAAGGCGATCCGGCTGCTGGACGAGCGGCTCGGCTGAGCGGGCGCACCGCTGGGGGTGACGGCGGCTGCCGTCACCCCCAGCGGTGGAGCGACTCAGAGGTCGTCGCGGGTCCGCAGGTCGACCACCTCGCGGAGCTTGCCGCTGGCCTCGGTGTGGGCCAAGGCGTCCACCGGCGACGCCTTGACCCGCAACTCGAGCACGCGGTCCTGTTCGACGTCCTCTGCCAGCTGCTGATACTCCGCCAGGAAGGCCCGGGCCAGCTGCTCGGCGCTGCGGTCACCGGGTGCGAAGTCGGCCAGCAGCACGGTCAGCGTCGCGCCCGACTCGGCGCTCTCCTCGATCACCAGCTGCACGGCTCCCACGTGGTCCAGCGCCTCCTGCGCGATCGCCACGAAGCGGCGGTAGTTGAGGAAGTGCCCGCCGGCCCGGAAGATGTCGCCGAACCGACCAAGCAGCTCGAAGCGCGGGGTGCGCCGGCCGCACGGACAGTCGCCGTCGATCCAGCGGCCGAGGTCGCCGATCTCGTAGCGGTCCAGCCGCTGACCGCGCCGGGTGTGCGCGGTGAAGACCAGGCGGCCGACCTCGCCGACGGCCGCCGGGCGGTCCTCGCTCCGGTCCAGGATCTCCAGCGTCTGTGCGCCGCTGAACAGGTGGTGCACCCGCTCGGGGGAGTGCGCGCACTGGTAGCCGAGCGGCCCGGCGTCCACGCTGCCGTAGGCCGCCGAGCGGATCAGCTCGACGCCGAACTCCTCGCGCAGCCAGTCCTGCTGGCGCTGCGGGAAGTGCTCGCCACCGAAGAAGAGCTTGCGCACGCCCCGGTAGGCGCGCAGTTCGTCGGCCGCCTCGGTGAAGACCCGCAGCAGGTAGTTCGGCATCCCGAACAGGGTGTCCACCTGGTGCTCGACGATCGACCTGGCCACCAGCGCGTGGTCCTGCTGGGCCGCCATCGGGAACTGCACGGCTTGCAGGGTCTCCAGCACCGAGTGGAAGCTGAGGAACCCGCCGGACAGCTGCCCGCTGAAGAACAGGTTCATCGACCGGTCGGTGCGCGGGTCGAAGCCCGCCGCCAGCAGGCCTTCGGCGCCGGCCCGCATGTGCTCGCGGTAGTCCTCCCAGGCGAAGGCGGAGAGCTTGGGGGCACCCGAGCTGCCGCCGCTGCGGAAGAAGACCTCGGCCCGGCTCAGATCGCCCTGCAACCGCTCGAACTCGCTCTTCACCGTCACCGACACCTGAGGTACCGTCAGTTCCCTGACGCCCAGCAGGTCGTCCAGGCAGGCGTCGGTGCTGAACCGCTCGTCCAACTGGACGTCGACCCGGCGGCTGTAGCGCTGCAGCGCGTAGACACCGTCGTGCGGCTCGCCGTTGTAGCTGTCGAGCATGCCGCCCGGCACCGTGACCCGCTGGGCGCCGGCGGTCAGCACCAGGCCGGCCAGCACGGCGGTGTCGGCCCGGTCGGCGCCGAGTCCCACCGTCTGCAGGTAGCGGCGCATCGGGCGCAGCACCTCCACGATCCGGGTGCGCGGCAGCGGCTTGACCCAGACGGTGCGGTGCAGCGGCGAGGCGCGCAGCGCGCTGCGCAGGTCGGCCAGCACGTGCCAGTTGCCCTCGGGGTCGGCGTGCACCCGGGTCAGGCCCAGGTGCTCCTCCAGCGCCGCCACCTGCACGGTGTTGCTGATCTCCGCGCTCTCCAGCAGATCGCGCTCACGCACGTTCAGTTCGCCCACCGCCTCGGCCAGCACGGCCGCGAAGCGCTCGGCGAAGGCGAAGACCTGCTCCTCGTCCTCGGTGTCCAGGTAGACCACCTGCGGGCTGGAGCAGGCCTGCTGGTCGAGCCGGCAGACGTCGGCGGCGATCGCGTGCAGGGTCTGCGGCTCGGCCCAACTCTCCTTCGTCAGATAGGCGAAGGACAGCTTGGGGCCCCAGTCGACCAGTCGGCAGCCGGCCGGCACCAGCTGGGCCACCCCGGCCAGCGCCTCCTCGCCGCCCCAGGCGGCGACGGCGTCGGCGGGGGTGCAGAGCCGGGCCAGCCAGTCGGTGCGGCTGGAGGGGAAGGCCAGCACGATCACCCGGGCGGCGATCGCGCCGGTCGGGTCGAGCGCCGCGAGCTGGGCCAGCAGCAGCTGGGTGAAGCGCGAACCGCCGCTGGTCTTGGCCGCGTTGACGTTTCCGGCGAGCAGCCCCTCGATCACGCTGAGCGCGCCGGCGGCGGGCGCGTTGCCCGGCGTGACGTGCACCAGCAGGCCGACCGGCAGCCAGCCCTCGAAGATCTCCCGACGGAAGTCGAAGCGGGCCAGCCGGCCCGGGTCGATGCCGCCGAGCTCGCGGATCAGCTTGGTCTCCAGCGCCTCCCGCTCCAGCGCCTCGGCGACGTCGCGCAGGGTGCGGACCGCCTCGTCCTCGGTGACCTGGGCGGCGGCCAACTCCTCGGCCAGCAGCTTGCGCTGCGCGCTCTCCGGGTCGTGCAGCGCGGTGGACAGCAGGTCGCAGGCGGCCAGCACGGTCAGCGGGCTGAGCGGCGGACCGGCGAGCACCGAGCGGACCTGGGCGTCCAACTCCGCCAGCCGGTGCTCGGCTTCGGTGTCGTCGATGAACTCGCCCTGCCAGTAGTGCGGCAGGCTGTGCGGTTGTTGGTCCACGAGGCCGTCCGAGACGCCGTCCGGAAGGCCGCGCGAGACGGAGTGCGGTGCGGTGGTCACGAGTTCCCCTTGAGCAGTTCGGCGGCGGCGATGGCGCAGCTGCGGTTACGGCTGAGCCCGGCCCGCCCGTGCACGGCGAACCAGGGTGTGGGCAGGCCGCAGCCGCACTCCTCGGGGGCGTGCTGCGAGACCAGGTCGCCCATCAGCACGGACTGGGCGGGCACCGAGGTGATGTAGGGCGAGATGAACTGGGCGTAGCCGCGCTCGCCGTAGCCCACCGGCTGCAGGGTGCGCACGTCGCGCACCAGCATCCGCGACCAGGTCGGCACGTGCAGGCGGTGGTTGGCGCACTCCATGTAGAGCACCGAGTGCTCGACCGCGCCGAAGCCGTCCCGGATCCGCTCGTCCGGGATGCCCAACTGCTCGTGGATCCGCCGGTACAGCTCCGGCTTGGTGACCTGCTTGTCCGCGTTGGACTTCCAGCCGCCGCCGAAGACCACCAGCGAGCGCGGGTCCAGGGTGATCGGTGGCAGGCCGAGTTCGCGCATTCGGTCGAGGGTGAAGGAGAGGAAGGCGGGGAACCCGAGGATGCGCACCGGCGCGCCCTCCTCGGCGAACCGCAGCAGTGCCCGCACGCAGCCGAACGGGTCGAACTCGTGGCCGCTGCCGGTGTGCTTGAGCGCGTACTCCGCCGAGCGGACCGGCGCGAAGTGGCACAGGTACTCGTCGGTGAACGAGGTGCCCAGGTTCAGGCCCGGCCGGGGCTGGTAGTTGGAGAGCAGGTAGTTGACCGGCTCGTCCTCGCCCAGCCAGCCGTAGGAGTCGAAGATCCGGGCCACGATCCGCTGGCCGTTGCGCAGCGTCCAGTCGTCGAAGAACATCTGCGACTTCTGCCCGGTGGTGCCCGAGGAGGTCAGGTGGATCCTGACCTCCTCCTCGGGTATCGAGACCACCTCGTGCGCCTTGAAGAAGTTGGCGTGCACGAAGGGCAGTCGGGCCAGGTCGGCGGCCGACTCCAGCGGGCGCGCGGACGCCGGGTGGGACTCCCAGAGGCTGCCGAAGAACGGCGAGCGGGCGGCGTGCCAGGCGTTGGACTCGTTCATCGCGAGCGCGAACAGCTCGTCGAGTTCGGGGCCCACCAGGTAGGGCTCGGTGAGGTCGAAGAGCTGCTGGACGTGCCCGAGCGCGGCCGGGTCGGGGACCTGGACCGGGTCGAGGTAGCGACTTGCCAGGCTCGCCGGGGTTGTTGTGCTCACTGGAACACCTCGTGCGTGTTGAGGTACTGCTGCTTCCACAGCTCGATGTACTGCTCGGTGAACGGCTGGAAGGCCGCGTCGATGGACAGGCCGCGGAAATCGAGCGGCTGCAGGCTGCGGGTCATCACCACGTAGTCCTGGAAGCCCTCGCCCTGGCGGCGCATCGCCGGGTAGGCGGCGGCGGGCAGGAAGCCGTGCGCGAGCAGCAACCGCAGGTCCTCGTAGCGGTCCAGCGGCAGCAGGGCTTCGATGTGCGAGGCGCCGCCCTCGGCCAGCCGGGCGATCAGGGTCTCGAAGACCTCGGCCAGCGTCGCCAGGCTGCCGCTGGCGGCGCCGATCAGCGCGCAGTAGCCGTCCGAGGGGTTCAGCTGGGCGTAGACCTCGTGGGCGCCGTCCGCCGAGGCCAGCATGACGTTCGGCGTGTGGAACGGGTAGAAGCGCTGTTCGGGGTCGGGCAGCGCCTCGGCGGTGCGGCGCCGCACGAACTGCGGCGCGTCGACGAACTCCATCTCGACGCCGCCGGAGCGGCGTTGGCGCACCGGCAGCGGCTCGTGGTCGACCGCGGGCAGCGGTTGGTCGGGGTGGCCGACCGATTGGTGCAGCGCGTGGACCAGGCTGGCCAGCCCGGTCGGCACCCGCTCCACGGGCAACCGCCGCTCCAGCACGCCAGGACGGTGCTTGGCGAGGAGCACCATGGTCTCGTGCTCCTCGGCCTTGCGCAGGTTCGGGAAGATGCCCAGCGCGCGGAACCCGGCGCTCAGGCAGACCCGTTGCGGTGCGGTCGAGTTGGTGCGGGCGGTGGCGTAGACCGAGTCGGCGGGCTGGTCGCCGGTGAGCAGCGACTCGGCCAACTGCCGCACCGCCTGGTGCGCCAGGCCGGAGCCGCGCGCGTCGGGGTGGATGACCAGCCCCTGGAGCTTGCCGAGCCGTTCGTGCGGATCGAGGGTCCCGATGATGGTCCCGATGATCCGGTCACTGCCGGTCTCCCGGGCCGCCAGCCAGGTGGTGTGCGGAGCGGCGATCTCCCGTGCCATCACGGCGGGATCGGTGCCGATCGGCAGCGCGTAGCCGCTCCCGTAGACCTGACGATAGAGCGCTAACAGCCCGTTGATATCGCTCTGCTGAACGGCAGAGAACTGCTGCATCAAAAAACCTCCCCAGTCTTGCTGGCGCGCCGACGGATCACGTCGCGCGTCATGTGGGCAGTCCTCTTCATCGAATGCGCAGCCCGGGTGGGGTTGGGTCGCATGCGGAAGTCCGCATAGGGCGGGTACCGTGCCGCAATTCCGCCGGAGTGGGGTGCCCGGCGGCGTGCAGCCGAAAGGAGGAGACGGTCACGGGGTGGCGCGACCGACTCCTTCACTCTAGCTCGCAGTTACCGAAGTTGACCATGTGTCAGTTCCCTGACCTGCTGAGATGGCTGGCGGGTGCGACTCAGATCACAGGATGACCGCGGCGGTGCGCGCCAAACGGTGGCATTCCGGCCGGGGTTGCGTCAGTTTTCGGACAGTCGCGAGCGCCGGGCCCCCAATTGGGCGAGCGGTGCGACTTTTTGCCTGGGTGGCAAAGGGCGGGGAACGGATTCCCCCTGTGAACTGCGCGGAAATCTGGACTCCCCTGGTTCGCGCCGGAAGTTCGACGCTCCGGGCGCGGGACCGCGCGCGCCGCGCGGCGAAGTCGGGGGTGGCCAGGCTGACGGAGGACGGTCAGGATCTGCGGGCCGACCACTCGCGACCGGTGTCGGTCGGGTCCGAAGTGGCGAATCGCCGTTCCGACTGCGACAGCCAAATCCTGCTCTGTGCATGGTTGGTGACGAAGAATCAGTCTTCGGCTGCCCTAGGATTTT contains:
- a CDS encoding LuxE/PaaK family acyltransferase → MSTTTPASLASRYLDPVQVPDPAALGHVQQLFDLTEPYLVGPELDELFALAMNESNAWHAARSPFFGSLWESHPASARPLESAADLARLPFVHANFFKAHEVVSIPEEEVRIHLTSSGTTGQKSQMFFDDWTLRNGQRIVARIFDSYGWLGEDEPVNYLLSNYQPRPGLNLGTSFTDEYLCHFAPVRSAEYALKHTGSGHEFDPFGCVRALLRFAEEGAPVRILGFPAFLSFTLDRMRELGLPPITLDPRSLVVFGGGWKSNADKQVTKPELYRRIHEQLGIPDERIRDGFGAVEHSVLYMECANHRLHVPTWSRMLVRDVRTLQPVGYGERGYAQFISPYITSVPAQSVLMGDLVSQHAPEECGCGLPTPWFAVHGRAGLSRNRSCAIAAAELLKGNS
- a CDS encoding acyl-CoA reductase → MTTAPHSVSRGLPDGVSDGLVDQQPHSLPHYWQGEFIDDTEAEHRLAELDAQVRSVLAGPPLSPLTVLAACDLLSTALHDPESAQRKLLAEELAAAQVTEDEAVRTLRDVAEALEREALETKLIRELGGIDPGRLARFDFRREIFEGWLPVGLLVHVTPGNAPAAGALSVIEGLLAGNVNAAKTSGGSRFTQLLLAQLAALDPTGAIAARVIVLAFPSSRTDWLARLCTPADAVAAWGGEEALAGVAQLVPAGCRLVDWGPKLSFAYLTKESWAEPQTLHAIAADVCRLDQQACSSPQVVYLDTEDEEQVFAFAERFAAVLAEAVGELNVRERDLLESAEISNTVQVAALEEHLGLTRVHADPEGNWHVLADLRSALRASPLHRTVWVKPLPRTRIVEVLRPMRRYLQTVGLGADRADTAVLAGLVLTAGAQRVTVPGGMLDSYNGEPHDGVYALQRYSRRVDVQLDERFSTDACLDDLLGVRELTVPQVSVTVKSEFERLQGDLSRAEVFFRSGGSSGAPKLSAFAWEDYREHMRAGAEGLLAAGFDPRTDRSMNLFFSGQLSGGFLSFHSVLETLQAVQFPMAAQQDHALVARSIVEHQVDTLFGMPNYLLRVFTEAADELRAYRGVRKLFFGGEHFPQRQQDWLREEFGVELIRSAAYGSVDAGPLGYQCAHSPERVHHLFSGAQTLEILDRSEDRPAAVGEVGRLVFTAHTRRGQRLDRYEIGDLGRWIDGDCPCGRRTPRFELLGRFGDIFRAGGHFLNYRRFVAIAQEALDHVGAVQLVIEESAESGATLTVLLADFAPGDRSAEQLARAFLAEYQQLAEDVEQDRVLELRVKASPVDALAHTEASGKLREVVDLRTRDDL
- a CDS encoding phenylacetate--CoA ligase family protein gives rise to the protein MTDAHLANAADPANPADPANPADPADLADLISFARAHSPFYRDLYAHLPAAVADLPSLPLIDHTAFWDAHTVADSRLLTGPHGDGIVFKTGGTTGMPRISFYTRAEWRAMARRFSDGMPAAGVRPGDRVANLFYAGELYSSFIFTLNLFQEASVPTVQLPIGGAATPEQVVGTLRDFSATVIAALPTSLSRLAREVVDTVGTLPLIRLALFSGEAFHDDQLPLIKQAFPNITVRSIGYASVDAGVLASPVAGEFDNRVHQVLTPEKVVELLDPETGEPIEEPGRAGRVVATDLVRRLTPVIRYPVGDMAEWVDFPSRTFRLLGRAEEGARVGPVTVYLEDVRALVAGADTQGRVGGVQVVLRHHDGRDQMVLRLADSTPQAAGREALAVALAEQLDVLRPFFADHVARGAVHPLAVEWVGPTGLTVNPRSGKAIRLLDERLG
- a CDS encoding GNAT family N-acetyltransferase → MQQFSAVQQSDINGLLALYRQVYGSGYALPIGTDPAVMAREIAAPHTTWLAARETGSDRIIGTIIGTLDPHERLGKLQGLVIHPDARGSGLAHQAVRQLAESLLTGDQPADSVYATARTNSTAPQRVCLSAGFRALGIFPNLRKAEEHETMVLLAKHRPGVLERRLPVERVPTGLASLVHALHQSVGHPDQPLPAVDHEPLPVRQRRSGGVEMEFVDAPQFVRRRTAEALPDPEQRFYPFHTPNVMLASADGAHEVYAQLNPSDGYCALIGAASGSLATLAEVFETLIARLAEGGASHIEALLPLDRYEDLRLLLAHGFLPAAAYPAMRRQGEGFQDYVVMTRSLQPLDFRGLSIDAAFQPFTEQYIELWKQQYLNTHEVFQ